Proteins found in one Phycisphaerae bacterium genomic segment:
- a CDS encoding amidohydrolase family protein — MPELFDVKPVDQRFYQERLADFLPDRIVDVHAHVWLTRFRADSAEAYRRAVTWPSRVARDNPIEDLAETYRLMLPGKRVSALIFSNLMSHEDDFEAGNAYVSRSAADYGMAGLIWSSPRWSAEELEAKIGARGFLGAKSYLSLADPAIGVDDISIFDFYPRHQLEALDRRGAILMLHIPRNQRLRDSRNLAELLEIERRYPRLQVIVAHVGRAYCPEDIGDAFDVLAETRHMTFDISANTSAQNFEKLIRAVGPKRILFGTDLPITRMRMRRICENGTYVNLVPKGLYGDVSGDRNMREVEGEEAERLTFFLYEEIDAFRSAAEATGLSSHDIEDVFCGNAMRMIAQAKERIGS, encoded by the coding sequence ATGCCCGAGCTATTTGACGTCAAACCGGTCGATCAGCGGTTCTATCAGGAGCGATTGGCGGATTTCCTGCCGGATCGGATCGTGGATGTGCACGCGCACGTGTGGCTGACGCGGTTTCGGGCGGACAGCGCCGAAGCCTATCGCCGGGCGGTGACGTGGCCTTCGCGAGTAGCCCGGGACAACCCGATCGAGGACCTTGCCGAGACGTACCGGCTGATGCTGCCGGGCAAGCGGGTCTCGGCGCTGATCTTCTCGAATCTGATGTCGCACGAGGATGACTTCGAGGCGGGCAACGCGTACGTCAGCCGGTCCGCGGCCGACTACGGCATGGCGGGCCTGATCTGGTCGAGCCCGCGCTGGTCGGCTGAGGAACTGGAGGCGAAGATCGGAGCCCGCGGGTTTCTCGGGGCCAAGAGCTATCTGTCGCTGGCGGACCCGGCAATCGGCGTCGATGACATTTCGATCTTCGATTTCTACCCGCGTCATCAATTGGAGGCGCTCGACCGGCGCGGCGCGATCCTGATGCTGCACATTCCGCGCAATCAGCGGCTTCGTGATTCGCGGAACCTGGCTGAGCTGCTGGAGATCGAGCGGCGGTATCCTCGGCTGCAGGTCATCGTGGCCCACGTGGGACGGGCGTATTGTCCGGAAGACATCGGCGACGCGTTCGACGTGCTCGCCGAGACGAGGCACATGACATTCGACATCTCAGCCAACACGAGCGCACAGAATTTCGAGAAGCTCATCCGGGCGGTCGGGCCGAAACGAATTCTCTTCGGCACGGACCTGCCCATCACGCGGATGCGGATGCGGCGGATCTGCGAGAACGGAACCTACGTGAACCTGGTTCCCAAAGGGCTCTACGGCGACGTTTCGGGTGATAGGAACATGCGCGAGGTCGAAGGCGAGGAGGCGGAGCGGCTGACGTTCTTCCTGTACGAAGAGATCGACGCCTTCCGCAGCGCAGCCGAGGCGACGGGACTTTCTTCACATGACATCGAGGATGTCTTCTGCGGCAATGCCATGAGGATGATTGCGCAGGCGAAGGAAAGGATCGGGTCATGA
- a CDS encoding AraC family transcriptional regulator, which produces MDNICAILEKALQWAGRIDSVPVVFARPCRSRMLTDARPLLEFYLHVSGDDAEVTVGGRRQCVRPGDLIVMNAHLGNRGHCMGTWCYWCVSFRIDECSVFDFLADGPFLLKTRVRRMPAVKQAFSRVVREYGREDPLHRFRMKSAVLSFLAALWENVTPGATGFHAHSSAVAKCLEKIHVDYPDRNLRLDELAAAAHLSVDHFGRLFRRELGVSPVKYLTQYRIARARELLQRGDLSVKEIASEVGFRDPLHFSRVFAALTGCSPSRFKQDA; this is translated from the coding sequence ATGGATAATATCTGCGCCATACTGGAAAAGGCCCTTCAGTGGGCCGGACGGATCGACAGCGTTCCCGTCGTGTTCGCCCGGCCCTGTCGATCGCGCATGCTGACCGACGCACGCCCTCTGCTGGAGTTCTACCTCCACGTTTCGGGCGATGACGCGGAAGTGACGGTGGGCGGCCGCAGACAGTGTGTCAGGCCCGGCGATCTGATCGTCATGAACGCTCACCTGGGCAACCGCGGCCACTGCATGGGCACATGGTGCTACTGGTGCGTCTCATTCAGGATTGATGAATGCTCCGTTTTCGACTTTCTTGCTGACGGACCCTTCCTGCTGAAGACCAGGGTCCGGCGCATGCCTGCCGTCAAGCAGGCATTTTCCCGAGTCGTTCGGGAATACGGCCGGGAAGATCCGCTGCATCGGTTTCGGATGAAATCCGCCGTCCTGAGTTTCCTGGCCGCTCTCTGGGAAAACGTCACCCCGGGCGCCACGGGTTTCCATGCCCATTCCTCTGCGGTCGCCAAGTGCCTGGAGAAGATTCACGTTGACTATCCGGACAGAAATCTGCGCCTCGATGAATTGGCGGCGGCGGCACACCTGTCCGTGGACCACTTCGGGCGGCTTTTCAGGCGGGAGTTGGGCGTCTCACCGGTGAAGTACCTGACGCAATACCGGATCGCCCGCGCCCGCGAACTCCTTCAGCGGGGCGATCTGAGCGTGAAGGAAATCGCCTCCGAGGTGGGCTTTCGCGATCCTCTGCATTTTTCGCGTGTCTTTGCCGCGCTGACCGGCTGCTCGCCCAGCCGGTTCAAACAGGATGCATAG
- a CDS encoding Gfo/Idh/MocA family oxidoreductase yields MNGRLRFGFVGLHRSASFVKAVASHPNAKADAFCDIVLKRAQEAATGHDAKAFDDFEQMLDEAKPDAVVVATPMQFHAAQAVAALERGVAVLSEVPAAVSIDECRRIVAAAEASKAVYMMAENYCYMRANVLVGEMVKAGVFGDVYFAEGEYIHELKELNEITIWRRKWQTGINGCTYGTHSLGPILQWLGTQRVTRVSCVGSGHHYRDPRGNEYELEDTVVMLCRLSRGGLVKVRLDMLSDRPHAMTNYALQGTDGAYESARAPGEPNRVWIKGTSEKKDAWDRLENYEEKFLPDFWKHPPQEAVKAGHGGGDYFEIVDFIRAVRGEAPCPIDVHRAMDMTLPGLVSQQSIRQNGACLDVPNSREWQ; encoded by the coding sequence ATGAACGGGCGGTTGCGATTTGGATTCGTCGGGCTTCATCGGTCGGCGTCGTTCGTGAAGGCGGTGGCCTCACACCCGAACGCGAAGGCGGATGCCTTCTGCGATATCGTCCTGAAGCGGGCGCAAGAGGCCGCGACTGGTCACGATGCGAAGGCTTTCGATGATTTCGAGCAGATGCTGGATGAGGCGAAACCCGACGCGGTGGTCGTCGCCACGCCGATGCAGTTCCACGCCGCCCAAGCCGTTGCCGCCCTGGAACGCGGCGTGGCGGTGCTCTCGGAGGTGCCGGCGGCGGTCAGCATCGACGAGTGCCGACGGATTGTCGCCGCAGCCGAGGCGAGCAAGGCGGTCTACATGATGGCCGAAAACTACTGCTACATGCGGGCGAACGTGCTGGTCGGCGAGATGGTGAAGGCGGGCGTCTTCGGCGATGTGTACTTCGCGGAGGGCGAGTACATCCACGAGCTCAAAGAACTCAACGAGATCACGATTTGGCGTCGTAAGTGGCAGACCGGCATCAACGGCTGCACTTACGGCACGCACAGCCTCGGACCGATCCTCCAGTGGCTCGGCACGCAGCGGGTCACCCGCGTCTCGTGCGTCGGCAGCGGCCATCACTATCGCGATCCGCGCGGCAACGAGTACGAGCTGGAGGACACCGTGGTGATGCTCTGCCGCCTCAGCCGCGGCGGACTGGTCAAGGTGCGGCTGGACATGCTCTCGGATCGCCCGCACGCGATGACCAACTACGCCCTGCAAGGAACCGATGGCGCGTACGAATCGGCCCGCGCGCCCGGCGAGCCGAACCGCGTATGGATCAAGGGGACTTCCGAGAAGAAGGACGCCTGGGATCGGCTGGAAAACTACGAGGAGAAATTTCTGCCGGACTTCTGGAAGCACCCACCGCAGGAGGCGGTCAAGGCAGGCCACGGCGGCGGCGACTATTTCGAGATCGTCGATTTCATCCGGGCCGTCCGCGGCGAGGCGCCGTGCCCGATCGACGTGCACCGGGCAATGGACATGACGCTGCCCGGACTGGTCAGCCAGCAGTCGATCCGTCAAAACGGCGCATGCCTGGACGTGCCGAATTCCCGCGAGTGGCAGTGA